AGCCCAATATGACCGAACTCGGCATATTTTCGGTGATGTGGTCGGAACATTGCAGCTATAAATCTTCGATTATCCATTTGAAAAAGCTGCCGACTACCGGACCGCAGGTCATTTGCGGGCCGGGCGAAAACGCTGGCGTGGTCGATATCGGCGACGGTCAGGCAGTCATCTTCAAGATGGAGAGCCATAACCACCCAAGCTATATCGAACCCTATCAGGGCGCGGCGACGGGCGTTGGCGGCATCCTGCGCGATGTCTTCACGATGGGCGCGCGGCCGGTTGCGAACCTGAACGCGTTGCGATTCGGGCGGCCCGATCATCCGAAGATGAAGCACCTTATTGCCGGAGTCGTGCGCGGCATCGGTGGCTACGGCAATTGCGTCGGCGTGCCGACAGTTGGTGGTGAGGTGAACTTCCACGCCGCTTATGATGGTAACATCCTCGTCAACGCGATGACGGTTGGCGTGGCCGAACAGGACAAGATTTTTTACTCGGCGGCTTCGGGTGTCGGCAACTCTATCGTCTATGTCGGTTCGAAAACCGGTCGCGACGGCATCCACGGTGCTACGATGGCAAGCGCGGACTTCTCAGAGGATTCGGAGGAGAAGCGCCCAACGGTTCAGGTCGGCGATCCGTTCACCGAGAAACTGCTGATCGAGGCGTGCCTCGAACTGATGGCTTCCGACGCAATCGTCGCGATTCAGGATATGGGCGCGGCTGGACTGACGTCTTCGGCGGTCGAGATGGCGAGCAAGGGCCAGGTCGGCATCGAACTCGACATGGACGCCGTGCCGTGCCGCGAAACCGGCATGACGCCGTATGAAATGATGCTGAGCGAATCGCAGGAGCGGATGCTCATGGTCCTGAAGCCGGGGCGCGAAGATTTCGCGGAAGCCATCTTCAAGAAGTGGGAACTCGACTTCGCGGTTATCGGCAAAGTGACCGAGACCGGCCATATGGTGCTGACGTGGAAGGGCGATGTCGTTTGCGACATTCCGCTTGGTCCACTCGCCGACGATGCGCCGCGTTATGACCGCCCGTGGGTGCCAACGCCAAAGCGCGCAGCCCTGACCGACGTGCCGCAGTCAGCCGATATCGGTGCCGATCTGTTGAAGCTGATGGGATCGCCCGACATCGCCAGCCGTCGCTGGATCTGGGAGCAATATGACTGTCAGGTCGGAGCGGATACCGTCCAGCGGCCCGGCGGCGATGCTGCCGTCGTACGCGTCCACGGCACGCAAAAGGGGCTGGCGATCACGACCGATTGCACCCCGCGTTATTGCTATGCCGATCCGGTCGAGGGCGGGAAGCAGGCGATTGCCGAAGCGTATCGGAATTTGAGCGCTGTGGGCGCCAAGCCGCTGGCGGCCACCGACTGCATGAACTTCGGCAACCCGCAGCGCCCTGAGATCATGGGCCAGTTTGTGGGTTGTATCGAGGGGATGGGCGAAGCCTGTCGCGCCCTCGACTTCCCGATCGTGAGTGGCAACGTGTCGCTTTATAACGAAACCAAGAACGACGACGGCACCGG
This genomic stretch from Sphingomonas paeninsulae harbors:
- the purL gene encoding phosphoribosylformylglycinamidine synthase subunit PurL — encoded protein: MSDITPQIVAEHGFSPEEYERVLNAMGREPNMTELGIFSVMWSEHCSYKSSIIHLKKLPTTGPQVICGPGENAGVVDIGDGQAVIFKMESHNHPSYIEPYQGAATGVGGILRDVFTMGARPVANLNALRFGRPDHPKMKHLIAGVVRGIGGYGNCVGVPTVGGEVNFHAAYDGNILVNAMTVGVAEQDKIFYSAASGVGNSIVYVGSKTGRDGIHGATMASADFSEDSEEKRPTVQVGDPFTEKLLIEACLELMASDAIVAIQDMGAAGLTSSAVEMASKGQVGIELDMDAVPCRETGMTPYEMMLSESQERMLMVLKPGREDFAEAIFKKWELDFAVIGKVTETGHMVLTWKGDVVCDIPLGPLADDAPRYDRPWVPTPKRAALTDVPQSADIGADLLKLMGSPDIASRRWIWEQYDCQVGADTVQRPGGDAAVVRVHGTQKGLAITTDCTPRYCYADPVEGGKQAIAEAYRNLSAVGAKPLAATDCMNFGNPQRPEIMGQFVGCIEGMGEACRALDFPIVSGNVSLYNETKNDDGTGSAILPTPAIGGVGLLADWSKSATIAFKAVGEAIYLLGKSNGHIGQSVWLRDVVGREDGPPPPVDLHAERLNGSHVREWIAAGLVTAVHDLSDGGLAVALAEMALAGKLGAITAAATHDMTPEAWWFGEDQSRYIVTVADVAAFEKHLGAGNDSFDAQGGQTHRIGTTGGNEILGVSVSDLSVAHEGFFPNLMGDGIS